A section of the Hevea brasiliensis isolate MT/VB/25A 57/8 chromosome 17, ASM3005281v1, whole genome shotgun sequence genome encodes:
- the LOC110672525 gene encoding E3 ubiquitin-protein ligase RGLG5 isoform X1, which translates to MGGILSKRASSRQASSSHSWSYPQSSYVQPNQEFIPCQQYTYAPPSYGGRAPDSGRRLDRKYSKIDDNYNSLEQVTNALAQSGLESSNLIVGIDFTKSNEWTGARSFNRRSLHHIGDDQNPYEQAISIIGKTLSSFDEDNLIPCFGFGDASTHDQEVFSFYPDESFCNGFEEVLRRYRELVPHLRLAGSNLNQSFFFLFVFFFSSVVLLLIDFSPPSFFPGPTSFAPIIEMAITIVEQSGGQYHVLVIIADGQVTRSVDTQYGQLSPQEKRTVEAIVKASEYPLSIILVGVGDGPWDMMKEFDDNIPARAFDNFQFVNFTEIMSKNMDRSRKEAEFALAALMEIPSQYKATIELNLLGSTRGKAIDRVSLPPPQYGAASFSNSKPSQSSSFHSKPSRSSSFHSNAPSSGRYDAASTAPPANSASDSHLCPICLANAKDMAFGCGHQTCCECGQDLQLCPICRSIIHTRIKLY; encoded by the exons ATGGGTGGAATACTTTCAAAACGAGCAAGTTCACGTCAGGCGTCAAGTTCACATTCATGGAGCTATCCACAGTCATCATATGTGCAACCAAATCAAGAATTTATACCATGCCAACAGTATACATATGCACCTCCAAGTTATGGTGGTCGAGCCCCAGATTCTGGGAGGAGGTTGGATAGAAAGTACTCAAAGATAGATGATAATTACAATAGTCTGGAGCAG GTTACTAATGCCCTGGCACAGTCAGGTTTGGAGTCTTCAAATCTCATTGTGGGTATTGATTTCACAAAGAGCAATGAGTGGACAG GTGCAAGGTCATTTAACCGAAGAAGCCTGCATCATATTGGAGATGATCAGAATCCTTATGAACAAGCAATATCTATCATAGGAAAAACATTGTCTTCTTTTGATGAGGATAACTTAATTCCCTGTTTTGGATTTGGAGATG CCTCAACACATGATCAAGAAGTTTTCAGTTTTTATCCGGATGAGAGCTTTTGTAATGGATTTGAGGAAGTGTTAAGACGATATAGAGAATTGGTTCCTCATCTACGACTTGCAGGTTCCAATTTGAATCaatctttctttttcttgtttgttttttttttttcctcagttGTTCTTCTCCTAATTGATTTTTCACCCCCATCTTTCTTTCCAGGGCCAACATCATTTGCTCCTATCATTGAAATGGCCATTACTATTGTTGAGCAAAGTGGTGGACAATACCATGTTTTGGTGATAATAGCTGATGGGCAG GTGACTAGAAGTGTTGATACTCAGTATGGCCAACTAAGCCCACAGGAAAAGAGAACTGTTGAAGCAATTGTTAAAGCAAG TGAGTACCCTCTGTCAATTATATTAGTTGGGGTTGGAGATGGACCATGGGATATGATGAAGGAATTTGATGACAACATCCCTGCTCGTGCATTTGACAATTTCCAG TTCGTGAATTTTACGGAAATAATGTCAAAGAACATGGACCGTTCTAGAAAAGAAGCAGAGTTTGCCCTTGCAGCCTTGATGGAGATACCTTCTCAGTATAAAGCAACAATAGAGCTCAATCTATTGGG TTCTACTAGAGGGAAGGCTATAGATAGGGTTTCCCTTCCCCCTCCTCAGTATGGTGCAGCTTCATTCAGCAACTCGAAACCTTCACAATCTAGCAGTTTTCACTCAAAACCTTCACGATCAAGCAGTTTTCATTCAAATGCACCATCTTCTGGTAGATATGATGCAGCCAGTACAGCACCTCCTGCAAACTCTGCTTCTGATAGTCAT CTTTGTCCTATTTGCCTTGCCAATGCAAAGGATATGGCCTTTGGTTGCGGACATCAG ACATGCTGTGAATGTGGACAAGACCTCCAGTTATGCCCTATCTGCCGAAGCATCATTCACACCAGGATAAAGCTCTATTAA
- the LOC110672525 gene encoding E3 ubiquitin-protein ligase RGLG2 isoform X2, translated as MGGILSKRASSRQASSSHSWSYPQSSYVQPNQEFIPCQQYTYAPPSYGGRAPDSGRRLDRKYSKIDDNYNSLEQVTNALAQSGLESSNLIVGIDFTKSNEWTGARSFNRRSLHHIGDDQNPYEQAISIIGKTLSSFDEDNLIPCFGFGDASTHDQEVFSFYPDESFCNGFEEVLRRYRELVPHLRLAGPTSFAPIIEMAITIVEQSGGQYHVLVIIADGQVTRSVDTQYGQLSPQEKRTVEAIVKASEYPLSIILVGVGDGPWDMMKEFDDNIPARAFDNFQFVNFTEIMSKNMDRSRKEAEFALAALMEIPSQYKATIELNLLGSTRGKAIDRVSLPPPQYGAASFSNSKPSQSSSFHSKPSRSSSFHSNAPSSGRYDAASTAPPANSASDSHLCPICLANAKDMAFGCGHQTCCECGQDLQLCPICRSIIHTRIKLY; from the exons ATGGGTGGAATACTTTCAAAACGAGCAAGTTCACGTCAGGCGTCAAGTTCACATTCATGGAGCTATCCACAGTCATCATATGTGCAACCAAATCAAGAATTTATACCATGCCAACAGTATACATATGCACCTCCAAGTTATGGTGGTCGAGCCCCAGATTCTGGGAGGAGGTTGGATAGAAAGTACTCAAAGATAGATGATAATTACAATAGTCTGGAGCAG GTTACTAATGCCCTGGCACAGTCAGGTTTGGAGTCTTCAAATCTCATTGTGGGTATTGATTTCACAAAGAGCAATGAGTGGACAG GTGCAAGGTCATTTAACCGAAGAAGCCTGCATCATATTGGAGATGATCAGAATCCTTATGAACAAGCAATATCTATCATAGGAAAAACATTGTCTTCTTTTGATGAGGATAACTTAATTCCCTGTTTTGGATTTGGAGATG CCTCAACACATGATCAAGAAGTTTTCAGTTTTTATCCGGATGAGAGCTTTTGTAATGGATTTGAGGAAGTGTTAAGACGATATAGAGAATTGGTTCCTCATCTACGACTTGCAG GGCCAACATCATTTGCTCCTATCATTGAAATGGCCATTACTATTGTTGAGCAAAGTGGTGGACAATACCATGTTTTGGTGATAATAGCTGATGGGCAG GTGACTAGAAGTGTTGATACTCAGTATGGCCAACTAAGCCCACAGGAAAAGAGAACTGTTGAAGCAATTGTTAAAGCAAG TGAGTACCCTCTGTCAATTATATTAGTTGGGGTTGGAGATGGACCATGGGATATGATGAAGGAATTTGATGACAACATCCCTGCTCGTGCATTTGACAATTTCCAG TTCGTGAATTTTACGGAAATAATGTCAAAGAACATGGACCGTTCTAGAAAAGAAGCAGAGTTTGCCCTTGCAGCCTTGATGGAGATACCTTCTCAGTATAAAGCAACAATAGAGCTCAATCTATTGGG TTCTACTAGAGGGAAGGCTATAGATAGGGTTTCCCTTCCCCCTCCTCAGTATGGTGCAGCTTCATTCAGCAACTCGAAACCTTCACAATCTAGCAGTTTTCACTCAAAACCTTCACGATCAAGCAGTTTTCATTCAAATGCACCATCTTCTGGTAGATATGATGCAGCCAGTACAGCACCTCCTGCAAACTCTGCTTCTGATAGTCAT CTTTGTCCTATTTGCCTTGCCAATGCAAAGGATATGGCCTTTGGTTGCGGACATCAG ACATGCTGTGAATGTGGACAAGACCTCCAGTTATGCCCTATCTGCCGAAGCATCATTCACACCAGGATAAAGCTCTATTAA